In Setaria italica strain Yugu1 chromosome IX, Setaria_italica_v2.0, whole genome shotgun sequence, the genomic stretch GCGAACAAAGGTAAGAAGAAGGTTACATTCCAGCCGGGGGACCTTCTGTGGTTACATCTACGCAAGGATCGTTTTCCCCAACATCGCAAGACTAAGTTATCTCCTAGGGGTGATGGTCCATTCAAGGTTCTCCAAAAGATAAATAATAATGCTTACAAAATTGAGCTGCCACCTGAATATTCCAATGTGAGTACAACATTCAATGTCAAAGACTTGCTTCCATTTGTTGGTGAGCcagagtcgaggacgactccttctcaagagggggaggctaatgaggacattcctagcattcactcatcttcacatgaaactccacttgatatagctggtccaattacaagaagtagagctaaacaattggagaagaaaattcattctcaggtgaacactaaccttatgtttaataatcagtttatgttgaatgacctatgcttttgagttcttgttccaatgtccttaggaatgatggagtgtatgaaccagcatgggatgaagatggattcaagcctctagacatttgaaccaagaagcctatggtgtgcatgaataaaatggtggttcatcacctttgCATGGGAATGCAACCAGAAGCTAGATGACTGACACATGGTATGAATTCCAAGCATCACCGTGGACAGAATACAAGGAGTTAGACGGTGTTCTATATGTGGATGGAAGCGTCTTCAAGTTTATTTTCCACTCCATCAAACGGTTCATTatttggacttcccaataaagagTTATGCTCATTTTAGTAACTGCTGCCAGAAGCTGAAAGACGCGCGAACCAGCCACGAAATCCACTAGTGCATGCGCATGCTGCCATTTACTCCAAGCTGAACGCCCCTATCTCTATATGTAACTTgtactagacaatgaaaggtcagatcttgattgactaaattcagaatacacaatctcgtggagttttgtttatgcgtgagtcttgagaggcttgcaacacttgttctttcGATTCCTGAGGGAGTTGTAGAACGCCGAACTGCGGTTCATCCAGTTCGTGCCTTCACGTCTATAGGGCGTGATTGTGTGGGCTGTTTCGTCGGTACGTGGAAGGGTGATTGTCTCGGTAGTTCGTCGCGTGGACAGCCTCGTGGTGCACTGCCTCTTCACCAGGTCACGCAGCGACAAGTTATCAAGTTCGCGGATCCTACGAGAAGATCGGGCCACACAACTTGCTACACGCGTTGCATAGGCGTGTGCATATCACTCCAtgactagaccaggcaacaagatcgacctacATCAAGTAAAgtagaaagaaggcgaaacactaCGTGACTACTTATGACaattcttcaaaaagaaggctactatagtcaacatttcagaagcagacgtcatcgagtgcttccaaaatggcctctatgatcgacgaacataccaagacttcggcagaTGACGACCAACTactgtcaaagatctcaaagtcatggtgcaacaatgagcagatgaagaagacaaagaacaagaatggttcggctctcatcgcaaccatAGGCGCGACAACAACCATGACCAGGATAGGAACCGACATagtgatactcgaaacaacttttcgagtaaccaaaatcgcaaacggaaacctgacaacaccaatgcttccatgactaactcaggggagaagggatcccgcaaaaacgatGACGGACCAAGcttcactgaactactcaaaaaatagtGTTCATGGCACCCAAccagcaaacactcagcaatagattGCTATAGCATGTGCCGAGTAATGTAAGAtttgcccgcaccaccacctcccgaggagtacaacaagaaaaaagataaaggcaaaaacaaagtccataatgacgaaggaggagaaggcgacttccagaccacctccaaaatagtcaaagtcatctttggcggaatcccgggtaccgcatccaagcgatccAGTAAACtggtactcagggaaatcatggctaTCGAACCAACAGacccaacaccgctaaaatggttagaggtacccataaccttcagcagaaggaccaatggacaaacttctcagaaccaggccgatttccCCTAGTACTCAATCCTGTCGTTGCAGgctcaaaactgacaaaagtactcatcgacggcggaaggagactcaacgtcattttcgccaagacactaaggaaaatgtatCTTGATGTCatggacatgctcactccaatagactcacccttctacggaatcgtaccaggaaatgcagccataccactaggacaagtcgtcctgccagttactttcagaactaaggaacactaccgaaccgagtacattagatttgaagtcgccgacttcgagacctgttaccacgccatactcggggGTGGTCTCGAAGTACTCGGAACTATGacgctcgactacaaagtactcgggggcttgtcgggcatacatcccaggcccacaAGTAGGCCCTGTGCAGCCCACTAAGGAGCGTACTCAGACATAATCAAGACTAGGGGGCTACGCGGCAAGAAGCGTATCCTACTCAgactagttaggtgtgcatatggaaactactcggcctacaccgagtagaactctgtagtcGTACCTGACTAGGaatcaaacttgtaaccctgccctcctgagtatataagggcaggcagggaccccctcaaagacaactctttcaacacatccaagttcaatacagtTAACTCACAGGActtagggtattacacgatctagcggcccaaacctgtctaaatcgtgtcccttgcgtcaccattgactccttgattcttgatggCCCattactgcacaaaagaccacctagggtaccccctaggtaggaagccggtctaaaacaccgacagatcCTGAGCCAGCTCAAGGAAATGAGAAGGCAAAAGGAACAGTTTGCGCAATAGTTACAAGCTCAAAGAGAAGCAGCCAACAAGCTAGCAATGCTGAACGAGGCCAAAAGGCAATTGGAAGCGTTACAATGATAATTAAAAGAACTCGAGTACCTCCAGGGCACACCGCAGCAGCCAGTACCACCACTTACCCAAGCCTTCAACACTGGTTCCGCATGGGTCACATTCTCCAACCCCAGCTTCGGCCCCCATGACCCCCCGCCTACAATGAATGTATGCGTGGTCATTGACAAGAGCTCCCCGCTGTTGATCAGACTTCAAACTGCCCCATGGCCTGCCATCTACAAATCAGTTACCTTGCCTAAGTTCAATGGCTAGACAGACCCACACCAGTTCTTGATGAGTTACGAAGCTGCAGTAGCCTCAGCCGGAGGAGACGATGTTGTCCTAGCGAAATCATTCATCATTGCCTGCGAAGGGGCAGCCTTGAACTGGTACTCGTTGCGCCCTCCACACTCAGTATACAGTTGGATAGACCTGAAAACGAAGCTAACTCAAAACTTCCAAGGTTTCTACCAGGCCCTAAATGACGAAGCTGACCTTTTTCACTACAAGCAAAAAGGTAAGGAGCCCCTCGCCAGTTATGTTTAAAGATTTGTTCAGCTTCGCTCAGAAACACCACACGTGGCTGATAGTGTCGCGATTTGAGCCTGTATCTTGGGGCTCAATCGGGGCCCGATAGCTTCAAAGCTGACAAGGAAGAATCCTACGACTATGGAAGCCCTATTCACGGAGCTAGAAAGGTATATCAGATCAGATGAAGACCACAAAAGAAGAGTGGCCGAAAGAAACAATTAAAGGGAATCAGAAAAGAACATAAATTGGCAACCTTCGCCCTACAACCATAATGAGAATCACAATCAACATCAAGCCAACCATGTAATGGCAATCGGAGATAACCAACACTCACATCAGGGGCAAAATCGCAACAACACGCACCAGTAGTACGACCAAAACCAACCAACCTTCGGCAATGGCCAGATAGGTGGCCATTCCAGAAGAGGGAGAGGGCGCACCAATGGCCCCCCGAAGCCAAATAACCATTTTACTGCACCTTTCATGGAAAGCAACACCATCATAGGATAGACTGGTGTCCAATCTCACTTGATGTCAAGGCCAAAAGAGAGGCGAAGAAAAATGCAGCCGAAGAAGCAGCACAAGCAGCAGCTCAAGCACCCAAAACTATTCATCACACCACCTTTTTAACTCACCCAGCATACTACCCATGTCCAACTAACCTCGCAAACTTCCCACCAACAATAGCCTGGCAATCTTCACCCACTTTCTAGCCTCAAATTTCCCCTCAAAGCACAAACTTGCCCCGCCAACCTTGCCATGAAATACAACTACCGCCACCAATTTTACCAAACAAAGCTCCAAAAGCTAAACCAAACCCACCAGGCAACAACCCTAATGCCATCACAACctatggcatgataatgccaatctccGGAGGATCTTCGCAATCTGGACTTCGGGAAGATAGCTCCAATGCCATACCAACCttcggcatgataatgccaatcacgGGTGGATCCACTCTCGAGTTTGGGAACAAGACGCAGAAGCGAGACTACTTGAGACAAGTGAATGCTATCATACCCGATGGGCCCCCTCGTGAAGTAggaatgggcacacatgccaaTCACCTTCACTGAGGAGGATTTCAAGTTAAAAATAGCCTCGCACAATGACGCGATGGTAATAGAGGCAATCATCGCCATCTGGAAGATAGGAAAAATCTTGGTTGATACCGGCAGCTCTGCGGATAtcatattcaccaacactttcaGAGAAATGAAAATCAACCCTCATCTCCTCTAGTCGGCCGAAGTCCCATTGCTTGGCTTTGGAGGAAGACTAGTCAAAGCCCTTGGAAAAATTTCACTGCCAGTATCATTTGGAAATCTCGACAATGCAAGGATAGAGCACATCACCTTTGATGTAGTTGAAATGCATTACCCCTACTTTGCTATCCTCAGTCGGggcttcatcaacaaatttGATACAACCATCAGACAACTTTTCCTTTGTATGAAGATACCAGCTCTCAAGGGGGTCATCACCGTGTATCGAGATCAATAGATAGCAAGAAACATCGAGAAGGGTGCAACCCCGGGCTAGAAAAATGTCCACCACCTATCCAACCAAAGCGAAGCTAAATAATAGGAGAAAAAGAAGCCTTATGTTGAGCCCAAGAGGACAAAGAAAAGATCAAAATTAGTGCTgacgtgtggcggaaccgcctaaattaacctagctaaagtgcacttaagtcgcctaacacgcgatcatgcccttaaacaagtcaacttagtcatttgtcggatttcatccgagaAACCacatactcaggatcgagaagcattgctcacatgaaggtgagtggttaaagagattacaacattcccatatCATTAACATAGTTCACAATTATTACCTCAGAGTTTGAAAAATTCAGACAAAGTTTGCacggtttcaaacaacgaaGATAAAGCTCAGAGAAAgtctaaacgtcgatacataataccatggcgaagctGACCATCATATCAATTCCCATGATCCACGTTGTCTGAGGACGGTttccacttgaccgtccaacccgaaggggtgaggtcggccaagtcaaactagcaaccatttcctcgaaatcagcactacctgaaaacatagccacaagcaaggctgagtatactaatactcaacaaggcttacccatcaagtggtaactactccaccgactcctagacatgcaagacttttaggctgaggggtttgtttttccaaaagcttctaaagtaggtccttactttcaagttttagcagtaggttctagttgattatccattctaggtaagcacctattctaagcaagcatgtaatcaagcaatttaattcaagcatcaatatattcatcatcctttgttcctcttcttactcaatgcaaaAGTGcagtcaagtagtctcaaactatgagaggtagacaattcgaattgattttttaaaccttgcaaggtgaacctaaccccatgaCATCCGCGTACCCGACGggttcgcttcacttgtcaaccgtccccatcaatccccgaCACGTGGCCAGGTCCCACATcccttggcatacaatgccCCAATGGTCCCGGAATGAGGCCATACtgtggctgcacttgtacccacatgttGCAGCAGGTATGCCCACGTCCCGGaccaatcaggtactaggcttccccatcccatactaggtatgagattagtactttcaaacacttgaccactgtTCTAACAAATctcgaccttagcagttttcatctagatagacggggcaatccaccaattcaaAACCAATTGCCCAGCCCCGctcatcatccttatggtttcaGCATAAttaaataggcaactcctataactcgcgagtgacaggaaatcactcgacttctactgagttcctatttagcatagcaactacatgacctatcatgctagtatttaGAACaaaggtacctaggatcatgcaactagggtttcaaacaactcctatgaactttaatgcacaaacataccTAGCTCaagtagtgcataattttagaaaactgggatatgctccggggcttgccttcctgtactATGTTAGTGGGGGAGTTGCTAGCAGCTTCTGGGATCTCCTGCTCAGCCTGGACGTGGTGCAGCTCTTTAGATCCTTCCTTGGCAGCAGGCGTCAACTCGTAGGTTCCATTTGTgaggttcgcttctacacgagatgcatataaAATGTTCAAGTTTTCACGAGTTTGTGAGCAAGATGCATTTCAAGTTAAACAGACGTATTAAATGCAACGACCACTACACTTTGGTAAACATTAAACTTTATATGCTAGATAAGTAGTTTCATGTTTTAAGTGTatgtgatggtgattgtgtacatatataaggttcttacaacttagatcttcacaaggaaggtgggctCACTTTAGGGTTGCGCAagattcatttggaaagttatcctatttttgaATGTTTTTGTGTACCTCTTCTTAAATTTCCATTTTACCCTTAGTATTACCTAATggtttttatttatttcctttttggGATTAAATTTTCCTAATGTTTTTGGTTGCTCCTGATAAGGTATGGTTCTGAAAATCTTACAGAGGCTTCCTAATAACATTAGTGacctactgtaaaattttgggataCATTGAACttctacaaaattaattaaaattaaaacagtaCCCTATGGTAGATTGTAgggatctatttttaactcaagtttTAGTGACAATCTGAATCTACAGATTTTACAGAAGGTTCCGAAGTCTTAACAGAGGCTACTGTAaaatttccaacatttattGAGCATTTTAACTATTTATCATATTTTAAGTTTATTAAACCACATTAAGGAAGAACCTTATTAGAAAAAGTGTTGATTATCCTGCTGCCATTTCCTTTATCCAGTGGTCATTTTATGACTAACCAGGACTAAGTAAATTTGCAAGATTAAGTTACTAACTCACACTACTTGAGTGATGAGTTATGGCAACAAGGCTAGGAAGGTCCTCACAGTAAAACATAGGTTCTACTAAAGTGCTAAGATAAATTAAAAGGAACCCATAGTGACGCCTAGTGACGCTTTCATATTTTAAACAGTAAGCGACTATAAGCTAAGTGGTTGACCTTAATTCTTTTTAGGTTCAAGCTCGATTTTTTTTATGCTGGCCTTGGCTCAAGGTTTACGTTCTCCGACAATATGCTCTCTAACTGaatgaaatgcatgcatgcattagggatgatgctatgagtgcaaatgctcacAAAATGTATGGAATGATAAAAGAAACAGTAAGAAATCACTGAGTAACAAAATAATCTTGCTAACAACAATACGAAATCACATAAGAACAACGAAAGAAACCATTTTGCACAATAAGCTAAAAAAGCATGAATTTGTAAGATTCAAGTCTTTTGTTGACAAGTAAACATGAAATAAATCTCACTAGCAGGAGACAAACACAAAACTATGTGAGGTGGATTCATTCCAAAATGAATTTTTAATGTGTAGATATAGCTTAAACAAGTTAAACTACGATTTAACATATTAAATCTAAAAAGGAATGTAAATCAACCATAAAAGTACCCACATCATTTTCCCTAGATTTTAGATGTAACGCAAAGgttaacaaaagtggtttcatcaTTTTACCAATTTTTCACTATTTATCATGCCCTTAGCAATATGAAGATGGCAACAAGCATTTTAAATCTAAAACAGTATGAAAACCATCTAATCTAGTAGCAAAACTTTCATATCTTGAACATGCATGTCACAAGTGAACTAACAAAAGCGGTTTCACCATTTTTGGAGCAATAGGTGATTTATAATGCATCTAATGGCTCTCACACCAAATAAAAATCATAGCACAAAATATCAAAAATAAACATGCACAAACTCAGCTCTAAAATAAACTAGACTTCACAAGGAATCCAACTCAACAAgaatcacatttttagcatttttctactagtttctatgcattttcaaagtttgcaaCATTTTAACTTCAGCAAACAAATCCAACCCGAAAATACTTTGCAAGCTACCCCTAGAAAAAACCTTCTCTCTCACGGTTCTACCCTTTTATTAACAATCTACCCCCTGTGTTTTTATGCTGTAGCCCCTAGAAAGATTCCACCTTCAAACATAAAACCAACCCTTTATGGATAAGCCCCTAGATCTTTTATTTCCCAAGCAATCGGGTCCCTATGCTTCTTCAACCTCCAGAACAAGCACCACATGCATAGACAGAACAAGCACCACACGCATAGACAGGCAGGGACTTAGCACCCACGGCACTTGGGCCGGCCATGGGATAGAGGGAAGGAAGCGGGGCTGCAGGGAGAGGGCAGCGGCGCCATGCCCAGGCCAAGGGGCTTCCTCGGCGTGGCACAGGTAGGGGAGAAAGGGGGCAACGCACATGGCTCTGCGCGGTGGCGGCGAACGTCTTCGACATCGCCGGGAATGGGCGAGGAAACTTAAGGCAAATAGAAAATGGGTGCAAGCATCATGGTTAGGAGCTCACCTAGGTTCCATTTGAGCACTTGGTTGAGGACGAGGACAGCCGGGAGATGGGGCGCCATGTAGAGGTAGTGGTGGCAGGTGAAAAGTTCCTGGAAGTTTGGGGGAACTTTGATTCCCGTTGATTCGATGGACAattgagggagaggaggggctgAGGGTGTAGCTGGGGAAGTGGCACAGCTTTGGGTGAGAGGAATCGAAGGGAGACGGAGGGAGATGGGAGGAATCGATGACGAACCGAGAGGAGCTCGAGAGCTCATtaatggaggagaagatcgGTTTGGAGGGGCAGGAGGCTTGGCGAGGGATCGTTTTATAGCCTGGGCGAGGCGAGGAGTTATGATGGCAAGGTGACATAGCACCGGGCACGGGCATTGGTGGTGAGGGGCGGCGCCCGAGTTCGACGGCCACCTGGTGCCCATGCCATTCGGGCGGGCTCCTGCCCAACCAGGCGCGAGGAGAGGCGTggcgcggcgggggaggcaCGTGGGAGGATGCTCTGGTGGCCTATGGGTGGAGGAGCCCTGCAAGCACTAGGGAGGGGCCAATCCGACGATCCTCGTGCTGCGTACCAGTGACGGGCGTGCAGGTGGCGTGAGGTCGAAGATGAGGCGACTGCCATGTGGGCCCGCGGATTTTTCAGCCATTAAACTTTGCTCCCTTAAACAACCTAGCTACAGATGtccaaaaattccccaaaaatactcattggaaagataaaatcacaaagaatcTATTTTCGCAAGAATAAACTCAAAATCTGCTATGGTTTGCACACAATTGACAAAGCAAAACAGTTAAACTTGAAATTTAAATGATTTTTTGGCACAAGAAAACATCTCTGacaaatttggtaaaaatattgtaaaatcactaaatggtttctagtatttaaataaaatattcGGGGGCATAGTTGTATGGAAGAAATCGGGgttccttcacaaatttgatttttcacctataaataataaaattctaggcatttaacaatgcatggccaaaacattcattcatgcacaaatgatgctcaacTATACACAAAtcgatgttcatgatgctcaattatgcacaaaGATGCTTGTGATGGATGTCGTGCAAAGTTGTCGTGTTTAACGTGTGTTTTCTCACCAAGTTTGATCTTTGTGCTtgcattttcaaaaataaaagttggagttcaaggTGTGGGCTATAACTTTTATAAAGACCGACATATGAGGAACTCGATGGACTTGGAATTAGGATTGTGGGATCTTTGGTAGAGCATTGGCAAGCTGTTTTGTAgttggatttgaaatttgaccgatcGTCTACTCGATTTTTGGAACACTCTTTGCTCAAAATCAGAGGAAGTACtatgagtggaaggtgttccaTTTGAAAAGGGCTACCACTTGTATATTGGTCAAAacttaagttcttatataaaatttatttttatttgcttcacaagtgaTTCTCAATAGGagggagttttaacacttggttcaaaATCTTAGGTATTTTTGGACCTTAACCCTCAGCAAattggagttagctttgatttgcttcttaatcaccctattgattatttgatttaggttcttaattactcAAGCTGTCATATGACGGCGAAACCAAAAGGGTCTTGCTGGACGGATACGTCATGGACAGATATATCACCATCGGGGCCAACCTCGAGCCCGAAGAAGAATACGAACTAATCAAGTTTTGGAATAAAAACAAGGATGTCTTTTCCTGGTCTACAAGTGACCTACAAGGGGTAGATAGAGAAATAATTGAACATAATCTAGACATCAGGCCTGGCATGAAGCCAAAGAAGCAAAAATTGAGAAAAATATCCAACGAAAAAGCCCAAGTCGTGAAGGTAGAAGTAGACAGGTTGCTCGAAGCCAATGTAATCAGGCCTATCCTCTATCCAGAGTGGTTAGCAAATACTGTCCCGATCAAGAAAAAGAACACTagatggagaatgtgcattgacTTCATAGATTTGAACAAGGCCTGTCCCAAAGATGACTACCCACTAGAAAGAATAGACAAAGTCGTGGATGACACTGCTAATAGTGAAATGGTCTCATTGCTGGACTTGTTCTCGGGCTACCACCaaatcagaataaaaaaagaggATGAAGGAAAGACGGGCTTTGTAACCCCTTTTGGAACATTCTATTATGTAAGAATGCCGGAGGGGCTGAAGAACGCAGGCCAAACATTTTCAAGAATGATTGCTATCCTTGCAGGAATATACTTGCTTACATTGACGACATAGTCGTCAAAAGCGACAAAAGGGCTGATCACATCCGTGATCTCACGGAAACTTTTGCTAACCTCGGAGCAGCAAATTTGAAATTAAACCCCGAGAAATGTGTATTCGGGGTGCATAGAGGTAAAGTATTGGGATGCTTAGTCACAACGAAGGGTATTCAGGCTAGCCCTGACAAAATTCAAGCACTTCTTGATATGAAGGAACTAGTTTCGGTCAAGGGCGTTCAGTGGTTGACTGGGAGAGTAGCTGCTCACAACAGATTCATTGCTCGTGTTGCAGAGTGAAGCCTACACTTCTTTAAGGTCTTGCAAAGCTCCAGAACCTTTGAATGGGGGGAGGAGTAGAGTAAAGCATTCCAAGAGCTCAAGGACTACTTGCAGTCTATGACCAAGTTATGTCCCCCAGAGCCCAAGTCACAACTGCTGCTGTATGTCTCAGCTTCGGGCACGACAGTTAGTGCTGCTCTTATCCAAGAGAAAGAAATTGAAGGCAAATTAAAGCAAATACCAGTCTACTTCACGTCTGAGGCTCTTAACGGCTCAAGGATACACTAGTCAGAGCTGGAGAAGATCGCTTATGTAGTGGTAATGGCAGCGCGCAAGTTGGAACATTACTTTGAAGGACATAGAATTGTGGCCGTCACAAACCAACCCCTTCAAGACCTTTTCTACAACAGGGAAGTTTCGGGTAGAATTGATAAGTGGGCATCCGGTTTATCAGAGTTCATAGTTGATTTCTAAAGAAGAAGTGCTATAAAGTCCCATGTCTTGGCTGACTTCATCGTTGACTGGACATCTCCAAGTCTGGATCATAACGAAGTTGAAGCACCTTGGGTCATCTACTGCGACGGTGCTTGATGCGATACAGGGGCCGATGTGGCAGCAATTGTCACCTCGCCAACCGGTGTAAAAATAAGCTACGCCGTTAGGCTAAAATTCCCTGATGGAACGAGGTCAACAAACAACACCACTGAGTATGAGGCATTGCTTCTGGcattaagaaaaatgaaagtgCTAGGGCAATAAGACATCATAGTAAAGacaaactcgaaggtgatcaacGAACACATTGAGAAGGAGAGCGAAGCTAGAGAGCCTGAGCTAGTAAAATATCTATCAGCAGTAAGACTGATGGAAAAGCACTTCAGAGGCTTCACCGTCAAGCACATCCCGAGGTTAGAAAATGACGAAGCGGACAAGCTTGCAAAGGCAGCTCATAATGAACCAATCCCCCTGGACATCTTTTACGAAGTCATTGAGACCCCGTCAACAAAAGAGGCAGTCTCAAAGTTCGTAAATGCTATCTGGCATTTTGACTGGCGAGCTGAAATCATGGCATACATGAGAGGATACTTTGAGCCATATGACGAAGTAGAGCTTACCAGACTCAAGCAAAAAGCCACAGGATATGCAATCATAGAGGGAGAACTGTACAAGGCTGGAATTTCAACACCCTGGCTTCGTTGTGTAGATGCTGAGACCGGCAAAGAGCTTCTGGTCGAGATTCATAGGGGCTTTTGCGGGTCTCACATTGTTCCAAGGCCCTCATAAGCAAGGCCATCAGGCAGGGATTCTATTGGCCTTTGGCCATAGGCGACGCCCAAGACCTCATCCGAGGCTGCGAAGCCTGTCAAAAAATAGCAAACTAGGGACACTCGCCGTCTCTACCAATCCAGCTCATACCACCATCATGGCCTCTGCAAAGGTGGGGAATGGATCTGGTGGGCCCACTTCCAATAGCCCAGGGCAATTGCAAGTTCACGGCTATTGTTGTGGATTACTTTACAAAGTGGATCGAAGCTTAAGCCCTTAGCAATGATAACTTCGGCTTTGGTCCAAAAGTTTTATTGCCAGAACATCATGTGTAGGTTCGGAGTACCAAGAGAGTTAACTATTGATAATGGCAAGTAGTTTGATTTTGATTTCAAAGAATTCTATTCCAGCCTTGGCACGAAGGTCACATTCTCCTCGGTCTACCACCCGCAATCAAAGGTGCAGTGGAGAGAGCGAATGGCCTTATTTTCTCAGCAATCAAGAAATGCCTGTTCGAtcagaaaaaaggaaaatgggttGACAAACTGCCGAAGGTAATTTGGTCACATAACACTACTGAGTCTCGAGCCACAGGCATCACACCTTTCAAACTGCTCTTTGGCTCCGAAGCCGTCACACCAGAGGAAATCAGGAATGGTAGTCTAAGGGTGCTGTGTTCCGAAGATATCCAAGAT encodes the following:
- the LOC101769333 gene encoding uncharacterized protein LOC101769333 — translated: MGTRWPSNSGAAPHHQCPCPVLCHLAIITPRLAQAIKRSLAKPPAPPNRSSPPLMSSRAPLGSSSIPPISLRLPSIPLTQSCATSPATPSAPPLPQLSIESTGIKVPPNFQELFTCHHYLYMAPHLPAVLVLNQVLKWNLEANLTNGTYELTPAAKEGSKELHHVQAEQEIPEAASNSPTNIVQEGSADFEEMVASLTWPTSPLRVGRSSGNRPQTTWIMGIDMMVSFAMVLCIDV